In Bacteroidia bacterium, one genomic interval encodes:
- a CDS encoding TonB-dependent receptor — protein MKPFVFILLIGLAVHTFGQTLTQTIRGTVLDKETQTTLPGAIVICTKNNDTTIIAHTTTETEGTFRLTQIPIGRVDVIVKLTGYYPAVLKGIVLTSAKETVLTIELEEQITQTSEVIVEGNSKDQVNNEMALISTRTFSIDETSRYAGTRDDPARMASNFAGARGGDDSRNDLIIRGNSPLGVLWRYEGIDIPNPNHFALFGTTGGSVSMLNNRVLANSDFMTGAFTADYGNAIAAAFDVRMRNGNNEKYEFSGLIGVLGTELLAEGPFKKGKKSSFLVNYRYSTVQILEKLGIPFGVSGTPYYQDITFKLNMPTKKGVWTVFNLAGKSDITILESKRDTNDWTFGSTGRDRYFGSKMGVLGLSRLQHINEKTYLKCIAAISGSDMYSRHDTINPVDKKASPNYRNNFWQVKQDVHAFVHHKISAKHNIRVGIMTTIWRLHLVDSTYYGGTRNRFVTETNFQGVTGMQQSYIMLKSRLTEQITTSIGIHQQFFVFSKENVIEPRASAQWQFKPKHSIRVGYGLHHQIQPIYVYFQTNDAGEYVQKNLKMSRSHHVVAGYEWKINIASRLRIETYYQALSRIPVTDTSSSYSLLNLGANFRLVAPPTGLVNTGIGRNYGIEFTYERFFYKGYYLLGTLSVYRSEYQGSDKVWRHTAFDGTYISNVLAGKEWKVGKKKTTILGISGRVSVAGGMRYSPIDIEKSRLKREAVYIDELAYTLQFPMYRRVDIRLSVQKNTTKVTHKVSFDAANVFNFQNILTQSYDVTTDRIVYEYQLGFFPVLSYTIDF, from the coding sequence ATGAAGCCATTCGTTTTTATCCTGCTGATCGGACTTGCTGTGCACACTTTTGGACAAACTTTAACCCAAACTATAAGGGGAACGGTATTAGACAAAGAAACACAAACTACTTTGCCTGGTGCTATCGTAATATGTACCAAAAATAATGATACTACTATCATAGCCCATACTACCACAGAAACAGAAGGTACGTTCAGACTTACACAAATTCCCATAGGGCGTGTAGATGTAATAGTAAAGTTAACGGGCTATTATCCCGCAGTATTAAAAGGAATTGTATTGACTTCAGCCAAAGAAACCGTGCTTACCATAGAATTAGAAGAGCAGATTACTCAAACTAGCGAAGTAATTGTAGAGGGAAATAGTAAAGACCAAGTAAATAATGAAATGGCTTTAATTAGTACGCGTACATTTAGTATAGATGAAACTAGTCGTTACGCAGGTACCAGAGATGACCCAGCTCGTATGGCAAGTAATTTTGCAGGTGCGCGGGGCGGTGATGACTCTCGTAATGACCTTATTATCAGAGGAAATAGTCCATTGGGCGTGCTATGGCGCTATGAAGGCATTGACATTCCTAACCCTAACCATTTTGCTTTATTTGGAACCACAGGCGGTTCCGTTTCAATGCTTAACAATCGTGTTTTAGCTAATTCCGATTTTATGACAGGTGCTTTTACGGCAGACTATGGTAATGCCATTGCCGCTGCTTTTGATGTACGTATGCGCAATGGGAACAATGAAAAATATGAATTTTCAGGACTTATTGGCGTGTTAGGTACAGAATTACTTGCTGAAGGTCCTTTCAAAAAAGGAAAAAAATCCTCTTTTTTGGTCAACTATCGTTATTCCACAGTACAGATATTAGAGAAATTAGGTATCCCTTTTGGTGTATCAGGAACACCATACTATCAGGATATTACTTTTAAGCTTAATATGCCCACTAAAAAAGGTGTTTGGACAGTATTTAATCTTGCAGGAAAGAGCGATATTACTATACTAGAAAGCAAACGCGACACTAATGATTGGACTTTTGGTAGCACAGGTAGAGATAGGTATTTTGGTTCCAAAATGGGTGTTTTAGGTCTATCCCGTTTGCAGCACATTAACGAAAAAACGTATCTCAAATGTATTGCCGCAATTTCAGGCAGTGATATGTACAGCCGTCATGATACTATCAATCCTGTTGACAAAAAGGCTTCTCCCAACTACCGTAACAATTTTTGGCAGGTCAAACAAGATGTACATGCTTTTGTTCATCATAAAATTAGTGCTAAGCACAATATTCGTGTGGGCATAATGACCACAATTTGGCGATTACACTTAGTAGATAGTACTTACTACGGCGGTACGCGCAACCGATTTGTTACTGAAACCAACTTTCAAGGTGTTACAGGCATGCAGCAGAGCTACATAATGCTCAAAAGCCGTTTAACAGAGCAGATAACTACAAGCATTGGAATACATCAACAGTTTTTTGTATTTTCAAAAGAAAATGTAATAGAACCTCGTGCCAGTGCGCAATGGCAGTTCAAGCCTAAGCATAGCATACGCGTAGGATATGGACTACACCACCAAATTCAGCCTATTTATGTTTATTTTCAAACAAATGACGCAGGAGAGTATGTCCAAAAAAACTTAAAAATGTCTCGCAGTCATCATGTTGTAGCAGGTTATGAATGGAAGATTAACATTGCTTCTCGCTTACGAATTGAAACGTATTACCAAGCACTTTCACGCATTCCTGTAACGGATACCAGTTCCTCTTATTCATTACTTAATTTAGGGGCAAATTTTAGATTAGTAGCTCCGCCTACGGGATTAGTGAATACGGGAATTGGGCGAAACTATGGCATAGAATTCACTTATGAACGTTTCTTTTACAAGGGTTACTATTTGTTAGGTACGTTAAGCGTGTATCGTTCAGAGTATCAAGGTAGTGATAAAGTATGGCGGCATACGGCTTTTGATGGCACCTACATCAGTAATGTTTTGGCAGGTAAAGAGTGGAAAGTGGGCAAAAAGAAAACTACTATACTTGGGATAAGTGGGCGGGTTTCTGTGGCGGGCGGTATGCGTTATTCTCCCATTGACATAGAAAAATCTCGTCTAAAACGGGAAGCTGTGTATATTGATGAGCTTGCTTATACTTTGCAATTTCCTATGTACAGGCGTGTAGATATACGTTTGAGTGTACAAAAGAATACGACTAAGGTTACACACAAAGTTTCTTTTGATGCGGCGAATGTCTTTAATTTTCAGAATATTCTCACACAAAGTTATGATGTAACCACAGACCGGATTGTATACGAATATCAATTAGGATTTTTTCCTGTGTTAAGTTATACGATAGATTTTTAG
- a CDS encoding CHAT domain-containing protein produces the protein MKTVFYRILTCFLALRFTTAYGQLTWQKIDSIAYKIYVEDFPDSAILLYKKHLPAIKAEYSESSLPYLTFISHLGYAYNIKQRYTLCDSLYQYSIQKLKAANLAQTDIFCETVNNYFTSLFEQGKYLAAEGVYKKYLPNPDSVRSLSQRSTLFNNLACLYDGLGKSDEAIALFQKSLLILEEQNMSESEQFASTINNMALCYKRMGNYPMAEKLYEKAKEIRYEVIGEADTRYANTCNNIAALYSAQGKIQEAILMYQKVEKLHLDNGRKFTKEYAFVCNNLGAMYARTKNYKLAEYYYTTSKNIREKILGKNSQDYAQSCSNLASLYILTKKLDSAKKELKNAIEIIQKNEGKSGPQHIKYLHNQAEIYFAEKNFSSAESLLVDIIANAKKLFPDNHPQMSAFKKSLAKAYKNQNKVDLADKLYLEIIDAKIAEIKQNFSNLSQSDKESYIQRNLNDYLSEFYLHVALRHSHNPQLAQKAFDVANLTKGMVINSSNKVRKALLNSNDTSLTQTFLKWQNLQKEIVKITSMTLNEQKKRKVNLDSLVLLSNQYEKKLSYAADFKSIKENDNVSYADIQAKLSAKQAAIEIIRVQDEQEVLYLILILKKNCPTPDVVVIPGGQRLETEHLVNYKRSIRHKIHDPHSYNVFWKPIQERLQGIKKVYISNDGVYHLINLNTLQNPVTKAYVMDEIEITYLTNTKNLVLNVVHSNQKDTKKTTYLVGNPTFEINSTISVKPDSLRTFDNLYPLPGSEQEVLSIAKIIPNSTVIIGAQATESKIKEIVKDAHILHVATHGYFEMQKNDNPMFSMLNAGILLAGVVDYGKRTDLNISTEEDGKLTAFEIMNMELNHVELFTLSACETGVSIFNENGIYGLQRALKIAGAASIITSLWKVDDQATQLLMFKFYMNWQQKKMNKSSAFIKAQYEVRKQYPEPYYWGPFVMIQ, from the coding sequence ATGAAAACAGTTTTTTATCGCATACTAACATGTTTTTTGGCGCTTCGTTTTACCACTGCTTATGGACAACTAACGTGGCAAAAAATAGATAGTATTGCATATAAAATATATGTAGAAGACTTCCCCGATAGTGCAATTCTCTTGTATAAAAAACATTTACCTGCTATCAAAGCAGAATATTCAGAAAGTAGCTTGCCTTACCTGACTTTTATATCCCACCTAGGGTATGCATACAATATAAAACAACGCTATACTCTTTGTGATAGTTTATATCAATACAGTATTCAAAAATTAAAAGCTGCTAACTTGGCGCAGACAGACATTTTTTGTGAAACTGTAAATAATTATTTTACAAGTTTGTTTGAGCAAGGTAAGTATTTAGCCGCAGAGGGTGTGTACAAAAAGTATCTTCCTAACCCCGATAGCGTACGTTCATTATCTCAACGTTCTACTTTGTTCAACAATCTAGCTTGTTTGTATGATGGGTTAGGCAAGAGTGATGAGGCAATAGCCCTTTTTCAAAAATCATTGTTAATACTGGAGGAGCAGAACATGAGTGAAAGTGAGCAGTTCGCTTCTACTATAAACAATATGGCTTTATGCTATAAAAGAATGGGAAACTATCCAATGGCAGAAAAATTGTATGAAAAAGCAAAGGAAATTAGGTATGAGGTCATAGGTGAAGCAGATACAAGGTATGCTAATACGTGTAACAATATAGCTGCACTTTACAGTGCCCAAGGTAAAATTCAGGAAGCTATACTAATGTACCAAAAGGTTGAAAAATTACACCTTGATAATGGCAGAAAATTTACTAAAGAATATGCTTTCGTATGTAACAATCTTGGCGCTATGTATGCCCGAACAAAGAACTACAAACTAGCTGAATACTATTACACTACTTCAAAAAACATCAGAGAAAAGATACTTGGAAAAAACAGCCAAGATTATGCCCAAAGTTGTTCTAACCTAGCTTCGTTGTATATTCTTACAAAAAAATTAGACAGTGCTAAAAAAGAGCTCAAAAACGCAATAGAAATAATACAAAAAAATGAAGGTAAATCAGGACCGCAACATATCAAATATCTCCATAACCAAGCTGAAATCTACTTTGCGGAAAAAAATTTTTCCAGTGCTGAAAGCTTATTAGTTGATATCATTGCCAATGCAAAAAAGCTATTTCCCGACAATCATCCGCAAATGAGTGCATTCAAAAAAAGTCTCGCTAAAGCATATAAAAATCAAAATAAAGTTGATTTAGCGGATAAATTATATTTGGAAATAATAGATGCCAAAATAGCAGAAATCAAACAAAATTTTTCAAACTTATCTCAAAGTGATAAGGAAAGCTATATTCAAAGAAACTTAAATGATTATCTTTCTGAATTTTATCTTCACGTAGCACTTCGCCATAGTCATAACCCACAGCTTGCACAAAAAGCATTTGATGTAGCTAATCTTACCAAAGGAATGGTTATCAATAGCTCTAACAAAGTTAGAAAAGCTTTGCTCAATAGCAATGATACCAGCCTTACTCAAACATTTCTTAAATGGCAAAACCTACAAAAAGAAATTGTGAAAATAACTTCAATGACATTAAATGAGCAAAAAAAACGAAAAGTTAATTTAGATAGCTTAGTGCTTCTCTCTAATCAGTACGAAAAGAAACTTTCATATGCCGCTGATTTCAAAAGCATAAAAGAGAACGATAATGTATCTTATGCAGATATTCAAGCTAAGTTAAGTGCTAAGCAAGCGGCAATTGAGATTATACGCGTACAAGATGAACAAGAAGTACTATATCTTATTCTGATTTTGAAAAAAAATTGTCCCACTCCTGATGTGGTTGTTATTCCTGGCGGTCAGCGTTTAGAAACAGAGCACCTAGTCAATTACAAGCGAAGTATAAGACACAAAATTCATGACCCGCACAGCTACAATGTTTTCTGGAAGCCCATTCAAGAAAGATTACAAGGTATCAAAAAAGTTTATATTTCTAACGACGGAGTGTATCATCTTATTAACTTAAATACCCTACAAAATCCTGTTACTAAAGCGTATGTTATGGATGAAATAGAAATTACGTATTTAACTAACACAAAAAATCTGGTTCTTAACGTGGTGCACTCAAATCAAAAAGATACGAAAAAAACAACTTACCTTGTTGGGAACCCTACTTTTGAAATCAATAGCACAATTTCCGTTAAGCCAGATAGCTTGAGAACTTTTGATAATCTATATCCTTTACCTGGATCGGAGCAGGAAGTGCTAAGTATAGCAAAAATAATTCCAAATAGCACCGTTATTATTGGGGCGCAGGCTACAGAAAGCAAAATAAAAGAAATTGTTAAAGATGCCCATATTTTACATGTTGCTACACATGGATATTTTGAAATGCAAAAAAACGACAATCCAATGTTTAGCATGCTCAATGCGGGTATTTTATTAGCAGGGGTTGTGGATTATGGCAAGAGAACGGACTTAAATATAAGTACAGAAGAGGATGGAAAACTAACTGCTTTTGAAATTATGAACATGGAATTAAACCACGTTGAGCTATTTACGCTATCTGCTTGTGAAACAGGAGTGAGTATATTTAACGAGAACGGAATTTATGGCTTACAAAGAGCCTTAAAAATTGCGGGTGCGGCAAGTATTATTACAAGTTTGTGGAAAGTAGATGACCAAGCCACACAGTTACTCATGTTCAAATTTTATATGAATTGGCAGCAAAAAAAGATGAATAAGTCCTCTGCCTTCATAAAAGCGCAGTATGAGGTACGCAAACAATATCCCGAACCTTATTACTGGGGTCCTTTTGTTATGATACAGTAA